One Rhizoctonia solani chromosome 2, complete sequence DNA segment encodes these proteins:
- a CDS encoding Zinc-binding dehydrogenase: MILRRFTLGSYPKARHFSSRRAVIYSSTGDPAQVLSISRVSPLSESVPTGHIGVKLLLSPINPADLNVVQGVYPSKPVIRDDLGTPSPAFIGGNEGLGQVEKLGDGVTELSVGDWVVMTKPQSGTWASHAALEEGDYVIQNGANSAVGQAVIQIAAARKLKTINVVRDRPNIDELKQYLTSLGATHVIIEQELSNESMRIKLKEWTQSKGIKLGLNCVGGKPTTILAKQLGPNAALVSYGAMSKAPLSLPTSLFIFKNLTSYGYWQTRWYETHTSEERQSMLQEITELMLADKLKAPEHEILTIPDSDEGATHLLREKLKQIDAGRYGKKLLLKFA, translated from the exons ATGATTCTCCGAAGATTTACTCTAGGCTCATACCCGAAGGCCCGGCACTTCTCATCCCGGAGAGCGGTCATATACTCAAGCACTGGCGATCCTGCTCAAGTGCTATCTATCTCCAGGGTTTCTCCACTATCCGAGTCGGTCCCAACAGGACATATCGGAGTTAAACTATTGCTTTCTCCTATCAATCCAGCCGACCTAAATGTAGTCCAGG GAGTATACCCCTCCAAGCCTGTGATTCGAGATGACCTAGGCACTCCATCACCCGCATTTATTGGCGGAAACGAAGGACTAGGTCAGGTGGAGAAATTGGGTGATGGTGTAACCGAATTATCTGTCGGAGACTGGGTCGTCATGACCAAACCCCAGTCGGGAACCTGGGCTTCTCATGC AGCTCTCGAAGAAGGGGACTACGTGATTCAGAATGGCGCGAATAGCGCAGTTGGTCAGGCCGTCATTCAAATCGCCGCTGCACGCAAGTTGAAAACTATAAATGTGGTTCGCGACCG CCCCAACATTGATGAGCTTAAGCAGTACCTTACATCGCTTGGTGCAACGCATGTTATCATAGAACAGGAATTGTCGAATGAGTCAATGCGAATCAAGCTGAAGGAATGGACGCAAAGCAAG GGAATAAAACTTGGGCTAAACTGTGTAGGGGGGAAACCTACTACAATCCTCGCCAAACAGCTTGGACCCAACGCTGCTTTGGTTTCTTACGGTGCGATGAGCAAAGCACCGCTCTCGTTGCCCACTAGTTTGTTTATATTTAAA AATCTTACTTCGTATGGATACTGGCAAACCCGATG GTACGAGACCCATACTTCGGAAGAGAGACAATCGATGCTTCAAGAAATCACCGAGCTCATGCTCGCAGATAAA CTTAAAGCTCCGGAACACGAAATCTTAACAATCCCTGATTCGGATGAAGGCGCAACTCATCTACTGAGGGAAAAGCTGAAACAAATCGACGCAGGGAGGTATGGGAAGAAGCTCTTGCTGAAGTTTGCCTAG
- a CDS encoding centrosomal targeting protein — protein sequence MRVELEAAQEDATAAREEVVKVTDQCNAQMADLETDVQKVIQKLEDRLNEREAEAAQLRERLIDRSRDVYHEHAEELELERQHASKLEAEVTQLTGELAIANGESRNLKAELRDLKAALRTEQAGAIERIQTLETENAEWAKKARELEQEIDELDTFAHERDVLVRERDAALNDKSRILRERDTAIRERDELLEDQDELMREGGGSEGEADARIVEDAEQLKSLQGKVTSLERERADLLVNRSVRGRSSTEDRIPLHEHEALVSELEAQLDDAHREIQLEKEKDVLLERVQNMRSNNSAGGSDTTGRLTPSGSLGSLALNRLAAMNLRTPKTPGAALKEPSWMNQTTMHALGDADALAARLIEVDAQLVEANESIDKKLDKLEAAGAETINLTKNLYLSKEKITSLERELARLERREERLLKKLQRCRCTKCHMRFDASAVAQWAEVTSHSVDDLATEPPTPETKTTRNLQSALANANSELEKMRSEWQKIGQEKAALLEAGRQEVQLARQAEADMKRKLEDERKRVVEAAKGIKDEKEREKVLADMELEKAKTAIAQLEEDLCAERGKLRSLAAEHSRVTRDKTDVLARLERTNQDMDVVKAQLERFKNNNKELEKELRSNSIAETKARHLEARLHENNLQIDTLRSEREILTRDHEQLKKRFAEITERAEVLRQRNAESQSEHEKRQHKLDMQVTEIENLRILLAEREAGMKTWRLLCKQRASEAERLGTDIEHLKLERADDNGNEKERQKRAREQAQTQMKALNDQLQSAKDAAMQLHERLKDHGAALSPAEVEKLKAMHNKECKGLVQQIGYLRSKFHRESEMREHMGWQKLYLMKILGVYAESEPNIERALARQGFPHEQPTKPKRTLRSVGYLVWWMVRVKRLAEEWREAKKSRPAMRAALEDVRRRRPKSRTRT from the exons ATGCGCGTAGAGCTAGAAGCTGCACAAGAAGATGCGACGGCCGCCCGAGAAGAAGTAGTCAAAGTGACCGACCAATGCAACGCCCAGATGGCCGACCTTGAGACCGATGTGCAGAAAGTGATCCAGAAGCTCGAGGATCGGTTGAACGAACGTGAAGCCGAGGCTGCCCAACTTCGAGAGCGGTTAATTGACCGAAGTCGGGATGTTTATCACGAGCACGCAGAAGAGCTAGAATTAGAGCGTCAGCATGCTTCCAAGTTGGAAGCGGAGGTCACACAGCTTACTGGAGAGCTTGCTATTGCGAATGGAGAGAGCCGAAATCTCAAGGCCGAACTGCGAGACTTGAAGGCTGCGCTGAGGACCGAACAGGCAGGGGCCATTGAGCGTATTCAAACTCTCGAAACGGAGAATGCAGAGTGGGCCAAGAAGGCGCGGGAGCTCGAACAAGAAATCGACGAGTTGGATACATTCGCTCACGAACGAGATGTCCTTGTGCGCGAGCGAGACGCTGCGCTGAATGACAAGAGTCGAATCCTTCGCGAACGGGATACTGCTATTAGAGAACGGGACGAATTGCTGGAAGATCAGGATGAGCTTATGCGAGAAGGAGGCGGCTCAGAAGGAG AGGCCGATGCCCGAATTGTGGAGGATGCGGAGCAGCTCAAGTCACTGCAAGGAAAAGTTACCTCTCTGGAACGTGAACGAGCTGACTTGCTTGTCAATCGATCTGTTCGTGGTCGTTCTAGCACCGAAGACCGAATCCCACTTCACGAGCATGAAGCTCTCGTTTCGGAGCTGGAGGCACAACTCGACGACGCTCACCGGGAAATC CAACTGGAGAAGGAAAAGGACGTATTGCTTGAACGGGTTCAGAATATGCGGTCCAACAACTCTGCTGGCGGTTCGGACACAACTGGACGACTCACGCCATCAGGAAGCTTAGGAAGCTTAGCATTGAATCGCCTGGCGGCAATGAATCTCAGGACCCCAAAGACGCCTGGGGCGGCCCTTAAAGAG CCATCATGGATGAACCAAACAACTATGCACGCACTTGGAGATGCCGATGCTCTTGCCGCCAGGCTCATAGAGGTTGATGCACAACTTGTCGAAGCCAATGAGAGCATTGACAAAAAGCTTGACAAGCTCGAAGCAGCTGGTGCTGAAACGATCAATCTCACGAAGAACCTATACCTTTCGAAGGAAAAGATCACCAGTCTCGAGAGGGAATTGGCGAGACTTGAAAGGAGAGAAGAACGACTTCTCAAGAAGCTTCAGAGGTGCAGGTGCACAAAGTGCCATATGCGTTTCGATGCTTCCGCTGTTGCTCAGTGGGCTGAGGTCACGTCACATAG TGTTGATGATCTTGCTACTGAACCCCCCACCCCCGAAACCAAGACTACACGAAATCTTCAATCAGCCTTGGCGAATGCCAATTCCGAGCTTGAAAAAATGCGTTCAGAATGGCAAAAAATAGGGCAAGAGAAGGCTGCATTACTAGAGGCAGGTCGGCAAGAGGTTCAACTGGCACGCCAGGCGGAAGCAGACATGAAGCGTAAACTCGAAGATGAGCGTAAACGTGTGGTTGAAGCCGCGAAAGGTATCAAGGACGAGAAGGAGAGGGAGAAAGTCTTGGCTGATATG GAGCTTGAAAAGGCCAAAACAGCTATTGCGCAGCTCGAAGAAGATCTATGTGCAGAACGTGGGAAGTTACGATCGTTGGCTGCAGAACATTCGCGTGTGACAAGGGACAAGACGGATGTATTAGCTAGACTTGAGCGGACGAATCAG GATATGGATGTGGTGAAAGCCCAGCTCGAAAGGTTCAAGAACAATAACAAGGAACTAGAAAAGGAGCTGAGGA GCAATTCTATTGCTGAAACCAAAGCCCGCCATCTCGAGGCCAGATTGCATGAGAACAACTTGCAAATCGACACACTTCGCTCCGAGCGTGAAATCTTGACTCGCGATCATGAGCAACTCAAGAAGCGCTTTGCTGAAATCACGGAG CGTGCTGAGGTACTTCGTCAGCGGAACGCAGAAAGCCAGTCCGAGCATGAGAAACGACAGCACAAACTCGATATGCAAGTTACGGAGATCGAGAACCTTCGTATTCTCCTGGCCGAGCGCGAAGCGGGAATGAAGACATGGCGACTGCTGTGCAAACAGCGCGCG TCAGAGGCAGAAAGACTGGGCACCGACATCGAGCACTTGAAACTGGAGCGTGCAGACGACAATGGCAACGAAAAAGAGCGGCAGAAACGCGCACGGGAGCAAGCCCAGACTCAGATGAAAGCTCTCAATGATCAATTGCAATCTGCGAAAGACGCAGCTATGCAACTTCACGAACGTCTGAAAGACCATGGTGCAGCTCT ATCGCCTGCCGAGGTCGAAAAACTCAAGGCCATGCACAACAAGGAATGTAAGGGCCTGGTACAGCAGATTGGATATCTTAGGTCCAAGTTCCACCGAGAATCAGAGATGCGCGAACATATGGGTTGGCAGAAGCTCTACTTGATGAAAATACTGGGCGTTTACGCCGAATC TGAGCCAAACATCGAACGTGCATTGGCTCGGCAAGGCTTCCCTCATGAACAGCCCACCAAACCCAAACGAACTCTACGCAGCGTCGGCTATTTGGTATGGTGGATGGTCAGGGTCAA GCGTTTGGCAGAGGAGTGGCGAGAAGCAAAGAAATCGAGGCCGGCTATGCGCGCTGCCCTCGAAGATGTCCGCCGCCGCCGGCCTAAGTCTCGTACTCGCACATAG
- a CDS encoding sterol O-acyltransferase — MNLTSTAPVISKSGSDIQTQDGTIHVRPYRQANSKQLRAVITFTPRSSAFEASGSDPFRGFYSLFWISMVLLLLRTYVNNFFQNGYPLSMVFATLFTRDAKTLAISDAVLVSSTFICVPFVKALQKGHIRYYYTGQTILHVYQVITLALAIQWTFNREWPWVQSGFFTLHTLVMLMKTYSYVATNGYLSDLARKRALTEDQLRKSTESVGGYEVALAEAKEAAPQSPGTQTVTPIGTPLSDKEAILDQVKLRQRLNSAEQVKKDNTIAPPKTSSYLPMGDTPEIPPHPLVHHPSSNIAVLAQSLTEMDLELTSTGKNRVQFPNNISYANFLDFQMVPTLCYELEYPRTERIRPLYIFEKTVATFGTFTLLYTITEHYIIPLTPTSDQSFARSMLDLALPFMLSYLILFYIIFECICNGFAELSCFGDREFYQDWWNSTSFDEYARKWNKPVHAFLLRHVYQASLSSKRVSKLSATFFTFLLSAVFHELVMAVVTKKIRMYLFGLQARLFSTNQCLQIPTHSQLPTPKDGGTKEDKPTIHENIYTIPNALTVSRIIACPVLGWAILEGKYGFATGLLLYAGVTDWIDGYLARKWNMRTVIGTILDPAADKTLMTTLTVTLAMKGLLPVPLAAIILGRDVLLSISAFYYRYISLPPPKTFERYWDFSIPSAEVRPTQISKYNTFLQLSLMGATTIAPIIPLDLSMQLSALQLTVAATTIWSGLSYVFSKDAVKILSQHRPPKP; from the exons ATGAACCTTACTTCGACTGCGCCCGTTATTTCTAAGAGTGGCTCAGATATACAGACGCAAGATGGAACCATTCACGTTCGCCCATACCGGCAAGCAAACTCAAAGCAGCTGCGCGCAGTCATCACATTCACTCCTCGATCTTCTGCCTTTGAAGCTTCTGGCTCCGACCCATTTAGAGGTTTCTATAGCTTATTTTGGATCAGCATGGTCCTTCTCCTCCTCCGTACCTATGTCAACAACTTTTTCCAGAACGGCTACCCCCTCAGTATGGTCTTTGCCACACTTTTCACTCGAGACGCAAAGACGTTAGCTATTAGTGATGCTGTACTGGTTTCGTCAACATTCATATGTGTTCCTTTCGTCAAGGCGCTACAAAAGGGACATATTCGGTACTATTATACCGGTCAAACTATCCTTCATGTCTACCAAGTCATAACTCTAGCACTCGCTATTCAATGGACGTTTAATCGCGAGTGGCCCTGG GTACAATCTGGCTTCTTTACTCTTCATACTCTCGTGATGCTCATGAAAACTTATTCCTACGTCGCCACTAATGGATACCTCTCCGATCTGGCCCGTAAACGTGCTCTAACCGAAGACCAACTTCGCAAGTCAACAGAATCCGTCGGAGGATATGAAGTTGCGCTTgccgaggccaaggaggccgccCCCCAGAGTCCTGGTACTCAGACAGTGACTCCTATAGGCACACCTTTATCAGACAAAGAGGCCATTCTGGATCAAGTTAAGCTACGCCAGCGACTGAACTCGGCCGAGCAAGTCAAAAAAGATAATACTATTGCTCCACCTAAAACATCATCCTATTTACCCATGGGAGATACACCCGAAATACCTCCCCATCCACTAGTTCATCATCCTTCGTCTAACATCGCCGTTTTGGCTCAGAGCCTGACCGAGATGGATTTAGAGCTAACTTCTACTGGCAAAAATCGAGTTCAATTCCCCAACAATATTTCCTACGCTAATTTCCTAGACTTCCAGATGGTCCCCACT CTCTGCTATGAACTAGAATATCCTCGCACCGAACG AATTCGGCCCTTGTACATTTTTGAAAAGACCGTTGCTACGTTTGGCACATTCACGCTGCTATATACCATCACGGAACACTATATTATTCCATTAACTCCGACTTCTGACCAGTCGTTTGCGAGGTCAATGTTGGATCTTGCTTTACCATTCATG TTATCATACCTAATTTTGTTTTACATCATATTTG AGTGCATATGCAACGGTTTCGCGGAACTGTCGTG CTTTGGTGATCGAGAATTTTACCAGGACTG GTGGAACTCTACCTCGTTCGATGAATATGCTCGCAAATGGAACAAACCCGTCCATGCATTTCTTTTGAGACACGTCTACCAGGCTTCATTGTCGTCCAAGCGCGTTTCGAAGCTCTCCGCGACGTTTTTTACATTCCTCCTGTCTGCGGTGTTTCATGAGCTCGTTATGGCCGTGGTCACaaagaagatcaggatgtaTCTTTTTGGCTTGCAG GCTCGTCTATTTTCCACCAACCAATGCCTTCAAATCCCGACACATTCCCAGTTACCAACTCCAAAGGACGGAGGAACAAAAGAGGACAAACCGACTATCCATGAGAATATATATACTATTCCAAATGCACTGACTGTCTCCCGAATTATTGCCTGCCCTGTGCTGGGTTGGGCGATATTGGAGGGCAAGTATGGCTTCGCGACGGGGCTCTTATTGTATGCAGGAGTCACAGACTGG ATAGACGGATACCTAGCCCGAAAGTGGAATATGAGAACGGTCATCGGCACCATCCTCGATCCCGCGGCCGACAAGACATTGATGACCACGCTGACTGTTACACTCGCTATGAAAGGACTACTTCCTG TTCCATTAGCGGCGATCATTCTTGGGCGAGATGTGCTACTGAGTATATCAGCATTCTATTACCGCTACATATCACTACCTCCTCCA AAAACATTTGAGAGATATTGGGATTTTAGCATTCCATCAGCAGAAGTTCGTCCCACACAAATTAGCAAG TACAATACATTCCTCCAGCTCAGTCTAATGGGAGCAACGACTATAGCCCCTATCATACCTCTCGATTTAAGTATGCAACTGTCTGCACTTCA ACTTACTGTTGCAGCAACCACAATCTGGAGTGGGCTCAGCTATGTATTTTCCAAGGATGCCGTTAAGATCCTCTCCCAGCATAGACCGCCAAAACCATAA
- a CDS encoding SH3 domain-containing protein → MTATVPDSRPQPLQWTNDLKVQDTGSGGLEALEEEFSDGKMQYAFARVKDPNSQLNKFVQINWCGDGVPESRKGLFHTHSSSVAAFLKGTHVVINARNESDVSPALIMKKVNDASGAKYSIHKEAPKRPDPIAPVGSTYKPVGAPDIAALRKTAKPDVIGKVGTAYTPAREELTSIRSTPQPPVPSAPRPVPTTPATAPAWDAPSAPPPPPAASRPTAPPHVPTASRPVPAAQPPPPSAAGGPPPKPAEDDRIHPVGTAYTPVSLPKPKRLVNPFEAKTAEAQATANPVPPVRSSGGLTWSQRQALKKQQEAEEEARSKAALGVGVGAAAVAVGAGAAVAISQIDSEPEPEPEPEPEPKVEAEVETAPPPPPPPPAPPRPMAISEPEPEEAAPPPPPPPPPPPPPVAPPREPSPVEEITEQAARLNLDQGHEAVATYDYEAAEPNEISFSEGERITNIEMIDEGWWQGTNSHGQTGLFPATYVELVEATEAVEPAPPPPPPPPPPPPAAPAAPPRPPTPEPEPEESGVVAVALYDYDAGEENEISFKEGDRIVQVDTSVSDDWWNGTTASGATGLFPAAYVQIQE, encoded by the exons ATGACTGCCACAGTCCCAGACAGCCGCCCTCAACCACTACAAT GGACCAATGATCTCAAGGTACAAGATACTGGCTCCGGTGGGCTTGaggccttggaggaagagTTTTCGGACGGAAA GATGCAG TACGCATTTGCTCGCGTTAAAGACCCGAAT AGTCAATTGAACAAGTTTGTCCAAATCAAC TGGTGCGGTGACGGCGTGCCCGAGTCTCGGAAGGGGCTGTTTC ACACGCACTCAAGCTCAGTGGCTGCATTCCTGAAAGGGACACACGTCGTAATCAATGCTCGGAATGAA TCGGATGTGTCACCAGCACTTATCATGAAGAAGGTCAACGATGCATCTGGCGCAAAGTACTCCATTCACAAAGAGGCACCAAAGAGACCCGACCCCATTGCCCCTGTGGGGTCAACGTACAAACCTGTCGGAGCGCCAGATATTGCGGCGCTCCGTAAGACCGCCAAGCCTGATGTTATAGGAAAAGTG GGAACTGCGTACACGCCCGCCCGTGAAGAGCTAACAAGCATCCGCTCGACCCCGCAGCCTCCGGTTCCCTCTGCTCCCCGTCCAGTTCCAACGACTCCGGCTACCGCACCAGCATGGGATGCTCCTTCAgcgcctccacctccgccaGCGGCATCGCGGCCAACTGCTCCACCTCATGTCCCTACAGCTTCCCGACCAGTACCTGCTGCccaacctccaccacct TCGGCAGCAGGAGGTCCTCCGCCGAAGCCAGCGGAAGACGATCGGATTCACCCTGTTGGTACCGCATACACACCTGTTTCGTTGCCCAAGCCCAAGAGGCTTGTTAATCCCTTCGAGGCTAAGACTGCCGAGGCCCAGGCAACGGCAAATCCTGTGCCTCCTGTTCGCAGCAGTGGGGGACTTACTTGGAGCCAACGACAAGCTCTTAAGAAACAACAAGAggccgaggaagaagcgcgTAGTAAAGCGGCTCTAGGTGTCGGTGTCGGTGCTGCTGCTGTCGCCGTAGGTGCAGGTGCTGCTGTTGCCATATCTCAGATCGACTCCGAGCCCGAACCTGAGCCCGAACCCGAGCCTGAGCCTAAGGTAGAGGCGGAGGTTGAGACAGCTC CCCCGCCCCCACCTCCGCCGCCAGCTCCTCCCCGACCTATGGCCATATCTGAACCTGAACCCGAAGAAG CGGCACCTCCACCGCCGCCACCACcgccgccaccaccaccacctgtCGCTCCGCCCAGAGAACCTTCACCCGTGGAAGAAATAACGGAACAG GCAGCCCGGTTAAACCTCGATCAGGGACACGAGGCGGTAGCGACTTACGATTACGAG GCTGCCGAGCCTAATGAGATATCTTTCTCAGAGGGGGAGCGTATTACAAACATAGAAATGATTGATGAAG GGTGGTGGCAAGGAACAAATTCTCATGGACAGACGGGTCTTTTCCCTG CAACCTATGTTGAACTCGTTGAAGCGACAGAAGCT GTTGAACcagctccacctccacctccaccgccGCCGCCACCCCCTCCAGCAGCACCAGCAGCACCACCTCGTCCCCCGACCCCAGAACCTGAGCCCGAGGAATCTGGTGTTGTTGCCGTCGCTCTATACGACTACGATGCTGGCGAGGAGAACGAAATATCATTTAAGGAAGGTGACCGAATCGTGCAAGTGGATACTTCCGTCAGTGACGATTGGTGGAATGGCACGACTGCGAGCGGCGCGACGGGCCTATTCCCGGCGGCTTATGTCCAGATACAGGAATAA
- a CDS encoding protein disulfide isomerase, with product MPRPTLGSQTYKATIRSSQVFLEYTTIPRRQLHCLDTHHEVILTSPTWARSCCLGRMYPKNGAVKQLSAAEWKQAMNEEITAITAFVAPWCGQSSRVTIGYYPILCVDCDAQENKQLCGEQGVKGFPTIKGFPRGKKGVPHDYQGERTSGALVDFATSEVPSRVKTLRGTPAIQSWVKSTDSSLPHILLLTQKPKLPVLWKVLGWRHHKDISFGATKDEKGDIIKELGIDAPADGKSKVLIWAPGPLLLLSTMFDPLQKFLKTLPGKGHSEL from the exons ATGCCACGTCCGACTCTCGGCTCGCAAACGTATAAAGCTACTATACGCTCGAGCCAAGTCTTCCTCGAATATACTACCATACCTCGGCGTCAATTACATTGCCTGGACACCCACCATGAAGTCATACTTACTTCCCCTACTTGGGCTCGCTCATGTTGCCTTGGGCGGATGTACCCAAAGAATGGTGCGGTAAAACAGCTGAGTGCAGCAGAATGGAAGCAAGCAATGAATGAAGAG ATTACCGCTATTACGGCCTTCGTTGCTCCTTGGTGTGGC CAAAGCAGCAGAGTCACTATCGGGTATTATCCCATTCTATGCGTGGACTGCGATGCCCAGGAGAATAAACAACTTTGTGGAGAACAG GGAGTCAAGGGCTTCCCTACCATCAAAGGTTTCCCCAGAGGCAAGAAGGGTGTTCCACACGATTACCAAGGAGAGAGGACGTCTGGCGCATTGGTCGATTTTGCAACCAGTGAGGTTCCGTCCCGGGTGAAGACTTTGAGGGGGACACCAGCAATTCAATCATGGGTTAAATCTACC GATTCATCACTACCACATATCTTGCTTTTGACACAAAAACCCAAGCTCCCTGTGTTGTGGAAGGTTTTGGGGTGGAGGCATCATAAAGACATTTCGTTTGGAGCCACTAAAGATGAAAAAGGAGATATTATTAAAGAACTTGGCATTGATGCCCCCGCTGATGGCAAGTCGAAAGTGCTAATATGGGCACCTGGGCCACTACTCCTACTCTCTACGATG TTTGATCCATTGCAAAAGTTCTTGAAGACACTTCCAGGGAAAGGCCATTCTGAGCTTTGA
- a CDS encoding Sugar (and other) transporter — MSFLPESPRYLIKRGRDDAARQSLGRLLSVSPDDSAVLQELADIKAAQRAKRARRLQLTGINFIFYYGTTFFQNSGIKNPFLITIATNVVNVGMTIPGIYSSTRPVVVASCSSALLAMSMSTASNWLWNFGIGYATPYLVNSGAGNANLGVKVFFIWGGTCVGCFLFTFFLIPETKGLSLEQIDILYQNTNAIRSVSYRRQLIAEDVRPAAPDAVAPMPKEKVDQVHKEHV; from the exons ATGTCATTCCTTCCCGAATCTCCCCGCTACCTGATCAAGCGAGGGCGAGATGATGCCGCTCGCCAGTCATTGGGCCGATTGCTCTCAGTCAGCCCCGATGATTCAGCAGTTCTACAGGAGCTTGCAGATATCAAAGCTGCTCAGCGCGCGAAGAGAGCTCGGCGGCTC CAGCTCACCGGTATCAACTTCATCTTCTACTACGGCACCACGTTCTTCCAGAACTCGGGGATCAAGAACCCCTTCCTGATCACCATCGCCACCAATGTCGTCAACGTCGGCATGACCATCCCTGGTATTTACTCGTCGACAAGGCCGGTCGTCGTAGCCTCTTGCTCATCGGCGCTGCTG GCCATGTCGATGTCGACCGCATCCAATTGGCTGTGGAACTTTGGTATTGGTTATGCTACCCCATACCTCGTGAATTCTGGTGCCGGAAACGCGAACCTCGGGGTCAAGGTATTTTTCATTTGGGGTGGCACCTGTGTGGgctgcttcctcttcaccT TCTTCCTTATCCCAGAAACCAAAGGTCTTTCTTTGGAACAAATCGATATTCTCTACCAGAACACCAATGCGATCAGGTCGGTGTCATACCGTCGCCAGCTCATTGCCGAGGATGTGCGCCCTGCTGCTCCCGATGCGGTTGCACCAATGCCCAAGGAAAAGGTAGACCAGGTTCACAAGGAGCATGTGTAA
- a CDS encoding Sugar (and other) transporter, protein MLGYKTEDSGVTEPPQVPPHPTQRRLDEPILRPTPFYKPPSSLSVIIMAGGPVAAGGGLGGDGAPKNKFAGILMTAFAAFGGILYGYDTGVISGIKEMDDWLRTFGHQNATGKYAITTGQESLVVDSFCGYLRGCSSGCAGGRLHWSQMGCRILNAHFLDGVALQTGTLNMDVFVVGRVFAGLGVGMMSTLVPMYHQNVRPNGFVGQSYLATNGQSHWFARCRYRQQRHQEPA, encoded by the exons ATGTTGGGCTATAAGACAGAGGACAGCGGGGTGACTGAGCCCCCACAAGTCCCTCCACACCCCACTCAGAGACGACTTGACGAACCAATCCTTCGTCCAACCCCGTTCTATAAACCACCCTCGTCCCTATCTGTAATTATTATGGCGGGTGGACCAGTTGCGGCTGGAGGCGGCTTAGGAGGCGATGGAG CTCCCAAAAATAAGTTTGCAGGTATTCTTATGACTGCTTTTGCTGCGTTCGGTGGTATTTTGTATGGTTATGACACTGGTGTTATCTCTGGCATCAAAGAGATGGAC GACTGGCTGAGAACATTTGGTCACCAAAATGCGACGGGTAAATATGCCATCACCACAGGTCAAGAATCCTTGGTAGTCGATTCTTTCTGCGGGTACCTTCGTGGGTGCTCTTCTGGCTGCGCCGGTGGGCGACTTCATTGGTCGCAAATGGGGTGTCGTATTCTCAACGCTCATTTTCTCGATGGAGTCGCTCTTCAGACGGGAACTTTGAACATGGACGTCTTTGTTG TTGGTCGTGTCTTCGCAGGTCTTGGTGTTGGGATGATGTCTACTTTGGTGCCAATGTACCATCAGAATG TGCGCCCAAATGGATTCGTGGGGCAGTCGTATCTTGCTACCAATGGGCAATCACATTGGTTTGCTCGTTGCCGCTATCGCCAACAACGGCACCAAGAACCGGCCTGA